Proteins encoded together in one Epinephelus lanceolatus isolate andai-2023 chromosome 4, ASM4190304v1, whole genome shotgun sequence window:
- the LOC144462680 gene encoding odorant receptor 131-2-like, with product MAYNSSSIGGESLQLQYNYQVINVQLLVVIFLCINLLLIATFFKKEFFYTTTRYILYAVTLLSDSFVLLMSDVLLILSFFEITMHVWLCIIITVLVFMYMIITPVTLTAMTLERYVAICMPLRHGELCSTRSAINYILIIHGLSSVPCIVVFSNFFASASLSFYEQQSVCSVEIFILFRWQDHIRSALSQLYFLIMCITIVFSYAKIMKVAKSASGENKKSTWKGLRTVILHAFQLLLCLIQLWCPFIEAAVLQINFSLFISVRYFNYIMFSLVPRCLSPLIYGLRDEKFFLDLKKYAFFGLYKT from the coding sequence atGGCCTATAACAGCTCATCAATTGGTGGTGAGTCTTTACAGCTGCAGTACAATTACCAGGTCATTAATGTGCAACTCCTGGTGGTGATTTTTCTTTGCATCAACCTTTTGCTCATTGCaaccttttttaaaaaggagTTCTTCTACACAACTACACGTTACATCTTATATGCTGTCACACTACTGTCTGATAGCTTTGTATTATTAATGTCTGATGTCCTTCTTATCTTGTCCTTTTTTGAAATTACCATGCATGTTTGGTtatgcatcatcatcactgttctGGTATTTATGTATATGATAATCACACCAGTTACTCTGACAGCAATGACCCTGGAGCGCTATGTGGCCATATGCATGCCCCTGCGCCATGGAGAGTTGTGCTCCACACGCAGTGCTATAAACTATATCCTCATCATTCACGGCCTCAGCTCTGTACCCTGTATTGTTGTCTTCTCCAACTTCTTTGCATCAGCTTCTCTAAGCTTTTATGAACAACAAAGTGTATGCTCTGTGGAGATATTCATTTTGTTCAGATGGCAGGATCATATTAGGTCAGCTTTAAGTCAGTTGTACTTCTTGATTATGTGTATTACTATTGTATTCTCCTATGCTAAAATAATGAAAGTGGCCAAATCTGCATCAGGAGAGAATAAAAAGTCAACATGGAAAGGGCTCAGAACAGTAATTCTTCATGCTttccagctgctgctctgtctcatcCAGCTGTGGTGTCCATTCATAGAAGCTGCTGTACTTCAGATTAATTTCAGCTTATTTATCAGTGTCAGGTACTTTAACTACATAATGTTTAGTCTCGTTCCACGATGTCTCAGTCCTCTCATTTATGGCCTCAGGGATGAAAAGTTTTTTCTTGACCTGAAAAAGTATGCTTTCTTTGGCTTGTATAAGACATGA